One Mycolicibacterium parafortuitum DNA segment encodes these proteins:
- a CDS encoding DUF3558 domain-containing protein: MPARFTARLAAALAFGVLLGGCSDEGETGEESATPGPAATGEGFRSADCNGVTDADITDVAGPGLYRPAVVSDAGCFWQEDTMIDDFGAGMGISTWWYRGSDMATERGLEELAGRTLVELSMDDNQGFKAYDDTACSIYVAKGGDVITWSVQTMNSETMPDLCPMIEQLARLSQDRVN, encoded by the coding sequence ATGCCCGCGAGATTCACCGCCCGCCTCGCCGCGGCGCTGGCCTTCGGTGTGCTGCTCGGCGGGTGCTCCGACGAGGGCGAGACCGGCGAGGAGTCGGCGACACCCGGGCCGGCCGCCACGGGGGAGGGCTTCCGGAGCGCGGACTGCAACGGGGTCACCGACGCCGACATCACCGATGTCGCCGGGCCGGGGCTCTACCGGCCCGCGGTGGTCAGCGACGCCGGCTGCTTCTGGCAGGAGGACACCATGATCGACGACTTCGGCGCCGGGATGGGCATCTCCACGTGGTGGTACCGCGGCAGCGACATGGCCACCGAGCGCGGCCTCGAGGAGCTCGCCGGCCGGACGCTCGTCGAGTTGTCGATGGACGACAACCAGGGCTTCAAGGCCTACGACGACACCGCGTGCAGCATCTATGTCGCCAAGGGCGGGGACGTGATCACCTGGTCGGTGCAGACCATGAACTCCGAGACGATGCCCGACCTGTGCCCGATGATCGAACAGCTGGCACGGCTCAGCCAGGACCGCGTGAACTAG
- a CDS encoding DUF3558 domain-containing protein encodes MRQRVVRDRMRILMVAVMVTATAAGCAQTVSGTAQRADAGVPDPDRSYGYVDDRCGLLENTTVQELLGAESVTRPYSGAVCQYVLSRKSPAATVDVVYSWFDMGALDRERDVAVARGAVVTDIVVERHPAFLARRDVTGAACSASAAAGTGVLSWWVQYRGQAAGDPCAEAQKLLAATLRSDL; translated from the coding sequence ATGCGTCAACGTGTGGTACGGGATCGCATGCGGATCCTGATGGTGGCGGTCATGGTGACGGCGACCGCTGCCGGCTGCGCGCAGACCGTCTCCGGGACCGCGCAGCGGGCCGATGCCGGTGTCCCCGATCCGGACCGCAGCTACGGCTACGTGGACGACCGGTGCGGGCTGCTGGAGAACACCACCGTCCAGGAACTGCTCGGCGCCGAGTCGGTGACGCGGCCCTACAGCGGAGCGGTCTGCCAGTACGTGCTGTCCCGGAAATCCCCGGCCGCGACCGTCGACGTCGTCTACTCCTGGTTCGACATGGGCGCGCTGGACCGCGAACGCGACGTCGCCGTCGCCCGCGGCGCCGTCGTCACCGACATCGTCGTCGAGCGCCACCCGGCGTTCCTGGCCCGCCGCGACGTCACCGGAGCGGCCTGCTCGGCCAGCGCCGCGGCAGGCACCGGCGTGCTGAGTTGGTGGGTGCAATACCGCGGCCAGGCGGCCGGAGACCCGTGTGCCGAAGCCCAGAAACTCCTCGCGGCCACGTTGCGCTCGGATCTGTAG
- a CDS encoding DUF3060 domain-containing protein — MSTSPVAQAENGDTHITGVGVVRTVDCKGSTLFVNGNGNQVFALGECYAVTVQGSSNLIVADNVVNDITVYGWDQKVLYKNGSPFVWDRGRELGMTNQINRVPA; from the coding sequence ATGTCCACGTCACCGGTGGCGCAGGCCGAGAACGGCGACACCCACATCACCGGCGTCGGCGTGGTGCGCACGGTGGACTGCAAGGGCTCGACACTTTTCGTCAACGGTAACGGAAATCAGGTGTTCGCCCTCGGCGAGTGCTACGCGGTCACGGTCCAGGGTTCGTCGAATCTGATCGTTGCCGACAACGTCGTCAACGACATCACCGTCTACGGCTGGGATCAGAAGGTGCTGTACAAGAACGGCTCGCCGTTCGTCTGGGACCGCGGTCGCGAACTGGGGATGACAAACCAGATCAATCGGGTACCCGCCTAG
- a CDS encoding DUF3060 domain-containing protein, with protein sequence MTARPLACACATIALALAGCGAGGGDDPSATVGTSGAQVEIGNTINYGSLGTTAEIDCADGKALNIGGSNNSLTVIGTCSNVNVGGADNKISIERVDGRLSVVGLNNTVTYRDGDPAINDTGTNNSVTKG encoded by the coding sequence ATGACAGCCCGCCCCCTCGCCTGTGCCTGCGCAACGATCGCCCTCGCACTCGCGGGATGCGGTGCTGGCGGTGGTGACGACCCGTCCGCGACGGTGGGGACGTCCGGTGCGCAGGTCGAGATCGGTAACACGATCAACTACGGGTCGTTGGGCACGACCGCGGAGATCGACTGCGCCGACGGCAAGGCGTTGAACATCGGCGGCTCGAACAACAGCCTGACGGTGATCGGGACGTGTTCGAACGTCAACGTCGGCGGCGCCGACAACAAGATCAGCATCGAGCGGGTCGACGGACGGCTGTCCGTTGTCGGCCTCAACAACACCGTGACCTACCGCGACGGCGACCCGGCGATCAACGACACCGGGACCAACAACAGCGTCACGAAGGGTTAG